Below is a genomic region from Treponema sp. OMZ 798.
GTTTTCGATGTGTAAAATAGAACAAACCTCGGCAATCCTTTCTATTATTTCATCGCGGGAAAGCCCGTAGTTTTCGCAAGGAAAGCTGAGCTCCGAAATTACGTCATCGGTAAAAAACTGACTCTTGGGTGATTGAAAAACCGAGCCTATATCTTTTGAAATTTCATCTATGCTGAAATTCGAAACATCTTCTTCGTTTATAAAAACGGAACCTGAAAATTCGCCCTCGTAAAACCGCGGGATAAGGCCGTTAATACATTTTGTCAGCGTAGACTTTCCGCAGCCGCTTATGCCTGTAACAAGTAAGAATTCTCCCTTTTTGATATTAAGAGAGTTTTTTTTTAAATTTGCTCTTCCGTCTTTTGAGGATTCATATATAAAAGAAACATCTTTTAATTCTACTGCTGTATTCATTTTATCGTCCTTTAAAAGAGCCTAGTAAATACGGAATCGAAGTCGAAGATTATTGCAGCACCGACAACAAAAAGGGAGATCAGGGTAAAGGAGTAATCTGTTATTTCGAATTTTATTTTAAAAAGCTCTGCAGCAGTTTTTGGGGATTCGGCTCCCTTTACGAGGGCTGCAGCCGTCATGTCATCCGCAAGAGATACGGCCCGAAAAAGAACAGGAACGAGAGCATACTCCAGACTTTTAATAGGATGAAAAAAAACGTTTTTTGCCCCTAGTTCGATTCCTCTCATTTTCATGCTGTTTGTGATTATGATCATCTCTTTTTTTATGGTAGGTAAAAAACGCACTGCAACCGTAAAGCCGAGCATTATACTCTTAGGAAGCTTCATTTTATTTAAAGAACTTACGAGGCTCTTTGTATCTACCTTGTTAAAAATTACCGTTGCCGCCATAAGGAAGGGTAAAAATTTTTGCACACCCATTGCGATGAGGGAAACGGAGTTAATCAAAAACTGTATGGGCAGATCGGGCAGGGCTCTTATCCCGAAAGGAAGAGCGAGCGCTAAAAAGAATATTAAGGTATATTTTATTGCCTTTTTGTACATTTTAAAAAGGCAGACAATGCTCAAGGACACAAAAAAAATAAAAATATTTGCAGAAAAAGATGAAGAAACCGTAGTTATAAGTGAAAGCACAATGTTTAAAAATACTATTGTGCGGGGATCCAAGATAGTTCTTTTTTTTGAAGTGTAGGTTCTTATCTGCTCTGCAAGAACCGAAATATCGTTTGAATTTTCCGTATAAAAAGCGTAGCCTTTTAGCTCCGAGTTTAAGTATACTATATTGTTAGACATAGGCGACATATTAACCGAAAAGAAAAATTTTGTCAATCGATGAGACAAGATATTTTTGCATTTGGATTTACACAAAGCTCTGGTATTTTTTGCGGATTTGTGTTAAATTTTACTTAGCTGATTATTTTCACTTTCCATAAAAGGAGATTAAAAGAATGAAAAAAAATATTGTAAGTTTTTTGTTTATCATCATTACTGTTTTCGTTATTCATTGTGAAGAATTATCATATATAAACTATGCAAATAATTACAATATTTCAGAGTATGATATTAAAAATATTCTAGGGACTTATATGGAAAAAAATTAATATGGAGATTGTGTGATATGGCTGCTTCAATTTTAATATTATGCGCTTTTTTGAGTATTTTTTTATTTATATCATGTTTTATATTATCTATATTTATAGGTTTTTATCAAAAAAGAATACCCGGATTAGATTATAATTCTCTTGTAGAAACTGCTTTTTTAGAAGGACATTATTACGGTAAATATTGGAATCATAAAAATAATGAGGGGAATTGGACATGGGTAATGCCTGATTCATATATTAAGAAAAAGGCATTGGAATTTAGGGATGATGATACAGAGAAAATAATAAAATACAGAAAAAAACTTGTCAAGACTATAAAAATTAGAACTGTATTATTTGTAATTATAGGTTTTATATATGCCATTGTTTTTTTTATTTCGTTATTTGTTGACTCAAAATAAAAGATTTTTATATGTTATTGGTACAAATATAAAAAAGATTAACATTATGAACTCAAAACCTTGTCTTGAGTACCGATACTTGTTTACTGTTATGTTTTGTGTAATAATAAAAGCTAGGATTATATTAAATGAAATTTAATACGAAAATTGAATATTGTTTAGTAGAATTTAAGATGTCTAATCAAACATGTTATTGTTTATGGTTTTCTGATAATCGTGATGCGTTTTTGATTGATGAAAATGACAAACTAATTATGTTTTATTGTGAAGATGACATGAGAGCGTTTTGTAAAATTCATAGTTTAGATATTCAGATGGAGGCTGCTGTATTGTATGATATTGATGCATTTATGGAAAAATATGTCTGAATGACATAGATTGCAATCTTATTTTGCGTTTTTGGAATATTGCATCTGACATGGCGTATACATTGAAAGAATCGTTTATAGGTGATGATGATGGTGTGGATTGTGTAATATTGGATGTATATAATAAACTGTTTTACGGAACAAATCCGCCGGCTCTGAAAAAAGACTCTCAGGAAGTATATATTCCTAAATGGACAAAAGAAGAAAGTCTTATTATAAATAATGTAATGGATGATGCGGTTAGAATATTTTATAAATATTTAAAATAAATATTGGAGGTGTATGATGACACATGTATTTTTATTATCATATGAGATACCTAATGATATAAAAATATGGAGGGAAAATAAATGTCAAGCCACATAGATAATTTTTTTACAATTTTGTCGTTCTTGCCCGGACTTTATTGGGTGATATTGTATATTCTTTTATTGTTATATGTAATTGCCTCATGGTTAGGAAGATTGAACAAAAAAATAAAAAATATTGTATTTGATAGTCCGGCAGTTGATACATGGTTCCATATTTTTAGGTATACAATACTGCCTTTAATAATATTAATTATTTTTACGATAATTTTAGTTAAAAGGATATATTATGGTAATATGGACTATCATTATGGTTCTATAAAAATTTTAATAATATTTATTGTAGGAATAATTTGGTTTTTAGGAGCGTGGATCATATCAAGTATACAAAAGAAACGTGCAGAAAATGGTGATTTGGGATTTGCTTATAAAATAACAGCAATATTATCATGTATTTTATTTCCTCTAGTTGCATTAATTATTGTATTTCTTTTAGTGAGAAAATAATAACGAAATTGAGGATGTATGATATGAAAGAATTAGATTTATCTTATAAGCAATTTTGCATATTTAATAGATGAAGAAATAACAAAATTAACAGATTTTGTGTTAGATAGAAAATCTGCAACTTAAATAAAATAGCAGCTACGACACTTGTTTGCTTTTATATTTTGTGTAATAATAATTAGGGGGTTAATTATGAAAAAATTATGTATTTTATTAATTATTTTTGTTTTGATTTTTTCATGCAAAAAAAGTGATGAATTTTATGAAAGAAGCTTTTTACTTGATTGGAATTTTTTTAGACCTAAAGGGCGCAACAGTAATTTTCTCCCTTCATCATATAGTTATGTTAAGAGCGGTGTCAGCCATATTATGACTGAAACTAAATTTACTTGTATTTTTGCAGCTATTTTTATGTGAGTTGACAAAAATTAAAGATAGTATTATAAAGAGATACCTAGCAGGGGAGGTAAAAAATTTGAGATTAGATCGTAAATTTGGCATAATATTTATAATTTTATTGCTTTTTTATTGCGATGCTTTTTCAATGGGAATCCTTTGGAAGCAGAGAGTTTCTCGAAAGAAAGAGAAAGAAGTGGAACAATACATGCAAGGTGTTATTGATAATATCAAAACATTAACTGAAGAAAAATTTATTTCATTATTTTATGAAGACAAGGTTAGTGTTTATATGCAAAAGCCGTACAGTGCCTATGAGAATCCCAATATAGGATCTTATTCTTGTATTCCTGATGATATAGAAGAAGTAATTTTTAAGAGCGACCTATTTAATACGGAACCCCCGGCTACTTGTTTTAAATCATTGACTACAGTATTCTCTCTTGGAGATATTATTTACAAAAAGAAGCCTGAGATGCATAGACCTTATGGGTTTGATCACGAGGCTATAAATGCATCGCTGCCATATAACCAGCTTATTGATTATTTTCAGAGTATTTTTATAGAATGTAACGAAAAAATACTTCGTATTTCTTTTGTTGCTTCATTGTATGATGACGGAAAAGGTAATTTTTATATATTTAATATTATTTGCGATTTTAGTGAATTCTCCTCTATTGAAGAATATGAACGAATGAAAAAAGAAGAAAAATATTATTGATTTTTAAACCCCGCCGATAAAATCGATATATTCTTCCTCTTTACTTTTTTCATCTTCAGAGCTTGACTATTTTTTTTATTTTCGATATAATTAACCCTAAATTTTATTATATCGCACGCTTAAGGAAGGTGCAGAAGGAGAATCGTTGGCTGAAGTAAAAGGTTTGCGGATAAATGATCAAATCCGCGTGAGAGAGGTTAGGTTAATTGGGGCTAATGGCGAACAAGCAGGTATTGTTCCCACTATTGAGGCTGTAAAAATGGCCGCAGAAGCCGGACTTGACCTTGTTGAAGTTGCGCCTACCGCGAAGCCTCCGGTTTGCAAAATAATAGATTACGGTAAATATCGATTTCAAATGGAGAAAAAGCTCCGTGACTCCAAGAAAAATCAAAAGCAGCAAATGATGAGAGAAATCAGAATGCAGCCTAAGATACACGACCATGATCTTGAGTTTAAATCCGCACATATCAAAAAATTCCTTGACGGCGGCGATAAAGTAAAGGTAACCGTGCGTTTTTGGGGACGCGAACTTGCTCATACAGAGCTCGGTTATGAAGTTTTAAACAAGGTTTTGGAAAAACTGGGGGGTGAAGAAGCCTGTACCCTCGAGAAAAAACCTGCTATGGAAGGACGGACAATGTCTATGACATTGAGTCCCAAACAAAAAAAATAAGCTTATAATAAATTTTGGAGGTACTTATGCCTAAGATGAAGAGCAAAAGAGCTGCTAAAAAGAGATTTTCTCTTACTGCAAGCGGTAAGGTAAAATACAAGCAGATGAACAAGGGTCATATTATGACTAAAAAATCTCAAAAACGTGTACGCCGTCTTAAGAAATCGGCCATTCTTTCAGAGGCTGACAGCATGAAGATGCGAAAGCAGCTATTGCCCTACGGTTAATTTATTTGAAATAGAAGTCAGGAGTTTATAATGTCAAGATCAACAAGCAGTGATAGAAGAATTACAAGAAGAAAAGCTATATTGAAGCAAGCCAAGGGCTTTAGAGGCCGCCGTGGTACCAACTTTAAGGCAGCCCGCGATGCAGTTCGAAAGGCCTTGCTTCACAGCTATGTAGGACGAAAAGATAAAAAAAGCGATATGAGGCAGATATGGATTACCCGTATCAATGCAGCCGTTAGAGCTGAGGGTATTTCCTATTCACGCTTTATTGCCGGAATGAACAAGGCCGGAATCCAATTAAACAGAAAGGCCCTGTCAAATATGGCAATCGAAGATCCCTCCGCTTTTAAGGCTGTCGTAGAAGCTTCAAAAAAGGCTTTAGGAGTCTAATATGCTCAATCTCGATCAGGTAAGGCTCCTTGAAAACAAGGTAGAAAGGGCTGTACAGATGATAAAAAGCCTTCATACCGAAAAAGATTCTCTAAAAAAAGAAATTGAAGCTAGAGACAAGCGGATTTCCGAATTAGAGAAGCTTATAGTAACTTTTAAGGATGACCAATCTAAGATCGAGGAAGGAATAATCAACGCACTTAATCAATTAAGTGCGTTTGAGGATGCCTCTTATACAAAAAAACACGAAATGAGGCCTTCTGCCTCTGAATTTGAAACCGCAGTCCCTGTTTCAGCCGGATCTGAACCGGAGTCTTTTTCACCTCCTCCTAAAACCCCTTTACAACAAGCTCCTGCAGCAGATCCCGTTTCGGAAGAACCGGGTTCCGGTAATCTTCAAAAAGACCTTGATGATGTACTGGGGCAAGCCTCCGATACAAGTAAACAGATGGATATATTTTAGGTAAAATGAGCAAAGGACAATTAAATATAGACGTATTGGGAACTTCCTTTGCCATTCAAGCCAACGAAACCGATGAATACCTAAATCGAATTTACAATCACTATCTAAATGTTTTAGATCAAGTGAGGCAAAGTTCGAAGGTTACCGATCCTTTAAAACTTGCCATTCTTACTGGTATTTTAATTACCGATGAGCTTTACAAGGAAGAATTTTCGGAACAAAATTCGCAAGATCTTATCCAAAAAGCTTGTGACATAGAAAAATCCGCTATGCGGATGATAGAAAAAATCAATGAGGTAATATGAAAATCTGGGTGGATGCCGACTCGTGCCCTGTAAGAATAAGACAAATTACGGCCAAGGCCGG
It encodes:
- a CDS encoding energy-coupling factor transporter transmembrane component T codes for the protein MSNNIVYLNSELKGYAFYTENSNDISVLAEQIRTYTSKKRTILDPRTIVFLNIVLSLITTVSSSFSANIFIFFVSLSIVCLFKMYKKAIKYTLIFFLALALPFGIRALPDLPIQFLINSVSLIAMGVQKFLPFLMAATVIFNKVDTKSLVSSLNKMKLPKSIMLGFTVAVRFLPTIKKEMIIITNSMKMRGIELGAKNVFFHPIKSLEYALVPVLFRAVSLADDMTAAALVKGAESPKTAAELFKIKFEITDYSFTLISLFVVGAAIIFDFDSVFTRLF
- the infC gene encoding translation initiation factor IF-3, which gives rise to MAEVKGLRINDQIRVREVRLIGANGEQAGIVPTIEAVKMAAEAGLDLVEVAPTAKPPVCKIIDYGKYRFQMEKKLRDSKKNQKQQMMREIRMQPKIHDHDLEFKSAHIKKFLDGGDKVKVTVRFWGRELAHTELGYEVLNKVLEKLGGEEACTLEKKPAMEGRTMSMTLSPKQKK
- the rpmI gene encoding 50S ribosomal protein L35 encodes the protein MPKMKSKRAAKKRFSLTASGKVKYKQMNKGHIMTKKSQKRVRRLKKSAILSEADSMKMRKQLLPYG
- the rplT gene encoding 50S ribosomal protein L20 — its product is MSRSTSSDRRITRRKAILKQAKGFRGRRGTNFKAARDAVRKALLHSYVGRKDKKSDMRQIWITRINAAVRAEGISYSRFIAGMNKAGIQLNRKALSNMAIEDPSAFKAVVEASKKALGV
- the zapA gene encoding cell division protein ZapA; amino-acid sequence: MSKGQLNIDVLGTSFAIQANETDEYLNRIYNHYLNVLDQVRQSSKVTDPLKLAILTGILITDELYKEEFSEQNSQDLIQKACDIEKSAMRMIEKINEVI